The following coding sequences lie in one Gemmatimonadota bacterium genomic window:
- a CDS encoding ATP-binding protein, translating into MNVNKLFPRLSIRAKLAIAFLALASVPALAFGAGSTWLILEGRRARTEETIQHDLERATLRVSRSLAEVRNHLALARVAFAEPWLLRDSLPARAGLARFADAELSLADDALFRIKVFDAQGDLLLQTGPSSADAGAMAGTGGMLYLVAVEGTSGSGPVYLPVELADGSSEGLVPAVAVLEPVRDAGGELVGILAGEARASTLFAGIDDASPELPGRTAVVRADGLYLYHSGEKRDWNRLLAEHSPARLSEELGSEALGAALRGESGTRRVGNSLVGFTALGLGTPGEPPLVLYRSVSMNAILAPLQRFLLRGAGGAAVMLAVVLSLAVLAARQLTRPLYRLRTAAGQVARGEDPAGTLQVETNDELEDLAADFDTMSRHLQQARHELESLVEERTRALEVTRAELSEVITHSADAIIGLDPTGRIRLWNLGAEALFGYTVDEAIGEDGEDLLECKGPETEHERAYIRQLLAGDGAVVNLRTQRRHRDGSSIPVSLTHTRIRGSEGRSLGASLVIRDDRMHAQLEEHMRRSERLAAVSIMAAGLAHELNNPLSILCNRMELILGDAEREGVSDRLQRDLQVVGDKVERIQAITSDLLSFAREGETEPQAVAVGDVLGRLLRLFDRTLRKAGVHACLDWPTDLPLVYGNEKAIETIFANLILNAQQAMTEGGEIFFDVRVESETSQLAVDVFDSGPGVPPELRKRVFEPFFTTKNDQGGTGLGLAVCRAIAERLGGSVAVDGPPDGPSRFTVRLPIIT; encoded by the coding sequence GCTCGCGTTCGGGGCGGGCTCGACCTGGCTGATCCTCGAGGGCCGGCGGGCTCGGACGGAGGAGACCATCCAGCACGACCTGGAGCGGGCCACGCTGCGCGTCAGCCGCTCGCTCGCCGAGGTGCGCAACCACCTGGCTCTGGCGCGCGTCGCCTTCGCCGAGCCCTGGCTGCTGCGCGATTCGCTGCCGGCGCGCGCGGGTCTGGCGCGCTTTGCGGACGCCGAGCTCAGCCTCGCCGACGACGCCCTCTTCCGCATCAAGGTGTTCGACGCCCAGGGAGATCTGCTGCTGCAGACGGGGCCGTCCTCGGCTGATGCAGGCGCGATGGCCGGGACAGGGGGCATGCTGTACCTGGTGGCCGTCGAAGGGACCTCGGGGTCAGGGCCGGTCTACCTGCCGGTAGAGTTGGCAGACGGCTCCTCGGAGGGGCTCGTGCCGGCGGTCGCCGTGCTCGAGCCCGTTCGTGACGCGGGTGGGGAACTGGTCGGCATCCTCGCGGGCGAAGCCCGTGCCTCGACGCTGTTCGCCGGCATCGATGACGCGTCCCCCGAGTTGCCCGGCCGCACGGCCGTGGTCCGCGCGGACGGTCTCTATCTCTACCACTCAGGCGAGAAGCGGGACTGGAACCGTCTGCTGGCGGAGCACTCGCCCGCCCGCTTGAGCGAGGAGCTGGGGTCGGAGGCGTTGGGGGCCGCCTTACGCGGTGAGTCCGGAACCCGGCGGGTCGGCAACAGCCTGGTGGGTTTCACCGCACTCGGTCTGGGCACGCCTGGCGAGCCGCCCCTGGTTCTCTACCGGTCCGTGTCGATGAACGCCATCCTGGCGCCGCTGCAGCGCTTCCTGCTCCGCGGTGCGGGGGGTGCAGCCGTGATGCTGGCCGTGGTCTTGTCCCTGGCCGTGCTGGCAGCTCGACAGCTGACGCGGCCCCTCTACCGCTTGCGCACTGCCGCCGGGCAGGTGGCGCGTGGCGAGGATCCGGCCGGCACGCTCCAGGTCGAAACCAACGACGAGCTCGAGGACTTGGCCGCCGACTTCGACACCATGTCACGGCATCTGCAGCAAGCGCGTCACGAGCTCGAATCGCTGGTGGAGGAGAGGACCCGCGCCCTGGAAGTGACGCGCGCGGAGTTATCCGAGGTGATCACCCACTCGGCGGACGCCATCATCGGCTTGGATCCCACCGGGCGAATTCGATTGTGGAACCTGGGTGCGGAGGCGCTCTTCGGGTACACCGTCGACGAGGCCATCGGAGAAGACGGAGAGGATCTGCTGGAGTGCAAGGGGCCGGAGACCGAGCACGAGCGGGCCTACATCCGGCAGCTCCTCGCCGGGGACGGCGCGGTCGTCAACCTGCGCACTCAACGCCGCCATCGCGACGGCAGCAGCATCCCCGTCTCGCTGACCCACACGAGAATCCGTGGCTCCGAGGGTCGCAGCCTGGGCGCTTCTCTGGTGATTCGTGACGACCGGATGCATGCCCAACTCGAAGAGCACATGCGACGCTCGGAGCGGTTGGCTGCGGTCAGCATCATGGCGGCCGGCCTCGCGCACGAGCTGAACAACCCGCTCTCGATCTTGTGCAATCGCATGGAACTCATCCTGGGCGATGCGGAGCGAGAGGGCGTGAGTGACCGCCTGCAACGCGACCTGCAGGTGGTTGGCGACAAAGTCGAGCGGATCCAGGCCATCACCTCGGATCTCCTCTCGTTCGCTCGTGAGGGGGAGACCGAGCCCCAAGCCGTGGCCGTCGGAGACGTCTTGGGAAGACTCCTGCGTCTCTTCGACCGCACGCTCCGCAAGGCAGGCGTTCACGCCTGCCTGGACTGGCCCACGGACCTGCCCCTCGTCTATGGGAACGAGAAAGCCATCGAGACCATCTTCGCCAACCTCATCCTCAATGCGCAGCAGGCCATGACCGAAGGTGGCGAGATCTTCTTCGACGTCAGGGTCGAGAGCGAAACGTCCCAACTGGCGGTCGACGTGTTCGACTCCGGACCTGGCGTACCCCCCGAACTCCGTAAGCGGGTGTTCGAGCCCTTCTTCACCACCAAGAACGACCAGGGCGGTACCGGCTTGGGCTTGGCCGTCTGTCGAGCTATCGCCGAGCGCCTCGGCGGATCCGTCGCAGTGGACGGCCCACCGGATGGCCCCAGTCGCTTCACGGTCCGCCTCCCGATCATCACATGA
- a CDS encoding sigma-54 dependent transcriptional regulator, whose product MNEPRILIVDDEEEILENLDRILSEHGCRCWTLSEPQRFRELSAEVQPDVVITDLRMPVVDGMTLLAVARADDADLPVIVITGHASVGSAVQAIQEGAFDYLAKPFKGKELIVVVDRAVRYRRLARENERLREAAGPSTARMVGSSPSMVRLGSQIEKVAGTDANVLVLGETGAGKELVAEALHELSGRVRGPFVPVDCAALPEGLLESELFGHEKGAFTGAITQRRGLLQEANGGTVFLDEIGEMPMALQAKLLRALEQRRIRPVGSSRPVDLDIRVVAATNVDLEKAVREGTFREDLYFRLNVVRLVVPPLRARKEDIPLLVEHFLRALAKGSGRRVPTVSPETWEALDRFDWPGNIRQLRNVVERAVAFDSDDRITISDLPSEMRAPRTTLPRQGSLGKAVSPLLQSMEIADLPYAAARDEAIEAFRQAYLDQLLEAHAGNISRAAKAAGISRRTLHRWLAGEGNGGEPEPPDAG is encoded by the coding sequence ATGAACGAACCACGCATCCTGATTGTCGACGACGAAGAAGAGATCCTGGAAAACCTCGATCGGATCCTCTCGGAGCACGGCTGCCGCTGCTGGACGCTGTCCGAGCCCCAGCGCTTCCGGGAGCTTTCCGCCGAGGTGCAGCCGGACGTGGTGATTACCGACCTGCGCATGCCGGTCGTGGACGGGATGACGCTGTTGGCCGTGGCGCGTGCGGACGACGCCGACCTGCCTGTCATCGTGATCACGGGCCACGCCAGCGTGGGCTCGGCGGTGCAGGCCATCCAGGAGGGCGCCTTCGACTACCTGGCCAAGCCCTTCAAGGGAAAGGAGCTGATCGTCGTGGTGGATCGCGCCGTGCGCTACCGGCGGCTCGCCAGGGAGAACGAGCGGCTGCGCGAGGCGGCGGGGCCTTCGACCGCGCGCATGGTGGGGTCGAGCCCTTCGATGGTGCGGCTCGGCTCGCAGATCGAGAAGGTCGCCGGTACCGACGCCAACGTCCTCGTGCTGGGAGAGACCGGAGCGGGGAAGGAGCTGGTGGCCGAGGCGCTGCACGAGCTCAGCGGGAGGGTGCGAGGGCCGTTCGTACCGGTCGACTGCGCGGCGCTACCGGAGGGGTTGCTGGAGAGCGAGCTGTTCGGCCACGAGAAGGGCGCCTTCACCGGTGCCATCACCCAGCGTCGGGGACTGCTCCAGGAGGCCAATGGCGGCACCGTCTTCCTGGACGAGATCGGTGAGATGCCGATGGCGCTTCAGGCCAAGCTGCTGCGCGCGCTGGAGCAACGCCGGATCCGTCCGGTGGGTAGCTCCCGTCCCGTGGACCTGGACATCCGCGTGGTGGCGGCCACGAACGTGGACCTGGAAAAGGCGGTGCGCGAGGGGACCTTCCGCGAGGACCTCTACTTTCGCCTGAACGTGGTCCGCCTGGTGGTACCCCCGCTGCGGGCGCGCAAAGAGGACATCCCCTTGCTGGTCGAGCACTTCCTGCGTGCTTTGGCCAAGGGCTCCGGGCGTCGAGTGCCCACGGTTTCGCCGGAGACCTGGGAGGCGCTGGACCGCTTCGATTGGCCCGGCAACATCCGTCAGCTCCGCAACGTGGTCGAGCGCGCCGTGGCCTTCGATTCGGACGATCGCATCACCATCTCGGATCTGCCATCCGAGATGCGGGCGCCGCGTACGACCCTGCCCCGCCAGGGGAGTCTGGGAAAGGCAGTGAGTCCCCTGCTGCAGAGCATGGAGATCGCCGACCTACCCTACGCCGCCGCCCGGGACGAGGCGATCGAGGCGTTTAGACAGGCCTACCTGGATCAACTCCTCGAGGCACACGCCGGGAACATCTCTCGCGCCGCCAAGGCGGCCGGTATTTCCCGACGCACTTTGCATCGCTGGCTGGCGGGTGAGGGGAATGGTGGTGAGCCCGAACCTCCGGACGCCGGCTGA